In Trifolium pratense cultivar HEN17-A07 linkage group LG7, ARS_RC_1.1, whole genome shotgun sequence, a genomic segment contains:
- the LOC123893707 gene encoding VAN3-binding protein isoform X3 — MSGRCPQILPKESGETKDLFLLQQALSPEFLSSQNLLRNGLYRSLIRGRTTGRRLKDQKERKKQEIRTHNAQLHAAVSVVGVAAAVAAAAASIASSGKPNAYQKNPIMASAAIASAAALVASHCIEIAEDMGAEQDQIITAVDSAINAKTNGDIMTLTAGAATALRGAATLKARLQKGFGATTIPPIEEKCGEAKETNILTALDYVFRGGALLKRTRKGVLHWKQVSFNVNSNLQVVAKMKSKHIGGTFTKKKKYIVTGVCSDIPAWPGREKEDIGEKRAYFGIKTEDRSIEFECGSKGDKLSWLEGIQYMLNCSAKVTY, encoded by the exons GATTTATTTCTACTTCAACAAGCACTTTCTCCAGAGTTTCTGTCCAGTCAAAACTTGCTGAGAAATGGG CTTTACAGGAGCCTGATAAGAGGAAGGACAACAGGTAGGCGGTTGAAAGATCAGAAGGAGAGGAAAAAGCAGGAAATTAGGACTCATAATGCTCAATTGCACGCTGCAGTATCAGTAGTTGGTGTTGCTGCCGCTGTTGCAGCTGCTGCGGCTTCAATAGCATCATCCGGAAAGCCTAATGCCTACCAAAAGAACCCTATCATGGCTTCTGCTGCAATTGCATCTGCAGCAGCTCTAGTAGCCTCTCACTGCATTGAGATTGCAGAAGATATGGGAGCTGAACAGGATCAAATCATAACAGCAGTTGACTCTGCTATTAATGCAAAAACTAATGGAGATATTATGACTCTAACAGCTGGAGCAGCCACAG CACTGCGAGGAGCTGCTACTTTAAAGGCGCGGCTGCAGAAGGGGTTTGGAGCTACTACAATTCCTCCAATTGAGGAGAAGTGCGGTGAAGCCAAAGAAACAAACATATTGACAGCATTGGACTACGTCTTTAGAGGTGGAGCACTTCTCAAACGTACAAGAAAAG GAGTTCTTCACTGGAAGCAAGTCTCTTTCAATGTTAATTCAAATTTGCAG GTAGTAGCCAAAATGAAAAGCAAGCATATTGGAGGAACATTTACGAAAAAGAAGAAAT ATATAGTCACTGGAGTGTGCAGCGATATCCCTGCTTGGCCGGGAAGGGAGAAGGAAGACATTGGCGAAAAGAGAGCATACTTTGGAATAAAAACAGAAGACAGATCAATAGAATTTGAATGTGGAAGTAAAGGAGACAAACTGAGCTGGTTAGAGGGAATCCAGTACATGTTGAATTGCAGTGCCAAAGTAACATACTAA